AACGtcttttatgttttctgttttgtttcatggGAAGTTCTCACTTCCCGTGAAAATGGTTTTTAATAGTTTCTCTGCCCTTACAGCACGCTGCAAATCACTTGCTCTTGCACCACTGGGATGAAAAGTGCATtcaggctggctctgcctgggttctgctgctgcatctcACCAGCTGCACACCAGTGCTGGGAGCttgcactgcagggctggaacaCTCCTCTAGAGTTTATGTTAGACAAGGCAGTGTGCTCCAAGCTGTCTGTCTGAGAGCAGGACTTAGTctttaaacaaaactttttaCCCAGACTAATAGAAatcaagaatttaaaaaaaaaaaattaccaaactTACCCCCCGCAGAAGCTAAGCAAACTGTTCCAGCGAACACTCCCTTTgcaattatttctatttccttcctttgtgcactaagaaaaaagaacattttcagtgaaaaccATGTCTTTCCATTAGCTTCAACTGCAGGTCTTCAAAAGACTTGCTGCAGACCTGCAGCTGAAGCACACATGAAATCCCCATCAGAACATGTACACTTCAGCCTGCATTATTATTCAGACATCTCTGTGTTAAAATTCTCTGAGTGTATCCACAATTCTGAGATAAGACACCTTTTGTATTCTCTCCTTTATTAAATAACCTGCTATCATCTACTTCCTGAAGCAATGTAACGTGTCAACAAATCATTAATCTATGCATGTATATGGTAGGGACTGCTTTGTAAAATCACTAAAAATGCCTAAAAAATTGTATGCTGGGGCCAGTTTCCAGGTGTTTCACTAACTCTTTATGCTCTTATTGGACAACTAAGTGGAAGTAGTAGAAGTCCTTCATACTTTGTGTTTCTGAGCAGATGGGACAAGCCTCAGGGCTCTGCAAAACCCCTCACACAGGATGTAGCCCCCACACAGTGCTTGGGGTGGGGTTCAGGGGGGTCATGACACCAGTGGGGCTGGATCTGGGTCATGAATACCCCATCCAAAACCAAAGGTTGTCTTGGCCTGCacccatttcccagctgctctgcaggtgaggaggTTGTTCAAGAATGGTTTTGTTCTCCCTTATCATAAAtaatcacagagtggtttgggttggaagggatccttTAAGCTaatccagccccagccctgccatgggcagggacaccttccactgtcccaggttgctccaagccccatccaacctggccttgggcactgccagggatggttcaaccacagcttttctgggcaatcTCTGACATCCTGACATGGAACAGTTTTTTCCCAATGTCtaatctaaccctgccctctcccagtCTGAAGCCACTGCCCCTCATCCTGTCACCCACTACATGTTTACTGAACAGATGAAGTCCCTGTGGTCCCTCTCTAGAGAAATTAATCCTAAACCAAAAGGGACTGCCTGAGGGGTTGGAATAGATGAactttaaaggtcccttccagcacagagtattctatgattctatgacataATGAACACGAGTttgagcagcagtgctggagggaaggTAACCAGGATCCTCCTGCAGTCTCTGTGACTCTGAATactcctctgtgctggggtTTCATTGAGTGTCAAGTTCAAGACAGGTTAGTGCAAGTGACCCACCAGGTCACCTGGTCTttctgccctgccagctgcagtcaGCTGGCTTCATTTCTGCCCATGGAAACCCAGGAACACTGCCAGCTCACATTTGCTTTTCTATGGCAAAGCAATGCATCAATTTTTTTGTGAATTCAGGGGCTCCACTTCATCCACTTTTATCTCCACTGCACGAGTGGACTGGACAGTGACTCCAACACTTCATGTGCATGTTACACCCCATTCTGCAGACCCCTGAGTGCAAACAGCTCCTCACTCAGCATGCAGGGGAGCACCCAGGGCATGCCATGGGTCTCACAGCATCACTCTGCACTGCAGAACTTCACTTCATGGGTTAGCACCAGGGAAAGCCCAAGCTGCATGAATAGGGAGATCATTTAATAGCAAAATGTAAATGCACTGCCAAATGGAGAGCATTTATCTTGGCTGGAAATTTTGATTTCACTGAAAGTACATTCAACTCACTTATTCCAAAATAAGGTatgaaaaaaagttaatttaatgGATTGAGGTAATGCATtataacaaattaaaaaaaagcctttttataTCAAGACACCACCCCCAGCACCACTGTTTCCTCCTTCCTTAGTCTTTTTATTACAGGTCCTTACCTTCATGTCCTACACAAAGCCAAATTCAATACTTTTCTGTATGTGCTGGTCCTATAATCAGTTTCTTATATGGAACCTATTCTTTTATTAGCTGGGCTCTTCCAGAAGGGTGAAAATGTCCATTTATATTTGTGTAAATATTTGCTGCTTCCTGAAAGGTCACCACCAGCCCTCCAGTACCATAAGAGTGAGAAATTGGCCAGGAATAACCAATGGTGCAATAACCAGGTGCTCCCCTACACAGACTCTGAGCTACTTAACCACACTGGAGAGTCTGGTAAAGGAGCTTGACTACTCAACACCTGTGTTTCTGAACTGTGGGTTCTCTCCCCCAGCTGCCCACAAGGCTTTTAGTAAAGTTTAGAGTGAGTTAAGGACTAACACAAGACCTATGTGTCAGTATCATCCTATTTAGACTGTCAGCTCCCAATCTAAATTCATTATTTCCTGCACAAGCTGGTACTCACCAGTGATATCTGATTCTAGTGCTGCAGTCATACAGACAAAACACCTTTGTCTGGTGTTTTCTTGATAATTACCAAGAATTAGCTCAGGAAACAGAGTATGCtccaggaacaggagcaggtttttatttatttgctgacTTCACATTCAGAATTGGCTCTTAGACAATGAATTTGCTATATGCACTGTTTTTTGCTGTTAGGTGTAAGACCCTGATCCACGTGCCTGAATAATGCTGCCTAGGCTGTATGAGGTGCCAAAGGTTATTCCAGCAGCTCTTTATGCAAAGGGTGTGTGTCCCAAAGGAGACCCCATCTCCCAGTCCTGCACCCCAAACAACTTATTTAGGCCTAAACACCTTTGCTGGGCCCATAACAGTCCCCTACCTTATTTAAACTTTTTATAGCACCTGCTAGatttaataaatgtattttcattagTCTCTGAGGGTTTCTTACTACAGCTTCCAACATGCAGTCCCCAATACTGTCtcagcagagaagaaagcaaCATGACTAAGGCAGAGTGGAAAGCAAGAACTGTGAATTTGGGCATCAAACTCTTGAGTCAATGCTGGGTACTTCTAAAGATTGGTCAGCTTTAAGTGCAGTTCAGATGAGAAAAGGAAGTGTATAAATGCATGTTAATGTTGGAATAAAGCACCATTGACAACCCCAAGCTAAGCCCCTGCTCACAAGAAAGGCTGAACTGATCCCAATAGGTGATTATGAAACTGAATTTAGGTGCCTATTATTTATGGCTGATGGATAAATTCAAACTGGAAATACGGGTTGAGCAGCAGAGAAGCTTAATAAATGAAACATCTTGTTACTGCATGGAAGTCTGGGAGGAAAGAGCATGTGAGGAGGGAACGTGCTCATGGAAACAGAAGAATCAGGTGCTCAGAGTAAGGATTTTCCTCCTTCTGGTTCCACAGTAACATGTGGTGAGCAGTTATGTGGTAAAGAGGATAAACAGGGATCAGAAAGAAACTTGGTAATgaactctctttttttcttttcacttgaaTTTTACCAAGGATTCAGAACACCAACATGGAAAACGGTGTTGATGTCAAAATAGAAACCAAGGGGGAAAGAATGCCAATGAAGCAGAATCCACTGAGCACGGGTGGGAAGagtttctgcagagctgtgggttACCTCACTGGAGACATGAAGGATTTTGGAATCTGGCTGAAAGGTAAACCTACTTCATAGTGACTAATGATAGCAGATTCCAAATAAAAAGTACATCAAAGGGGTAATAACTAACTTCTCAGTGATGTGATTCAAGTTAGAGTAGTACAGAAAATACTTCTACCCTGATTTATGTCCATTTTGTAGGAGGAAAAAATCAGCTTTGTGCAGAGATCCACCTACTGCTTAAATCTTGGGGATGTCTGAGGTGACATTTACCTCCCAGCATGCCATGTACAAAGTGAATTTAGCCCCACAGAACATAGCCCTGGATGGTTATTCTGTACTCTGCCATTCTTCTTAGCACACCATGTCCTTTCAGCTGAGCAGTTTCTGTCAAGCCTAATGCCACTGTGAAGTTAAATTACACATAGTTAGGTGTGTTTGGTCCCTGTAATAAATCAGCAGTGGGATACACACACAATTTGCCATCTGAGCCACAGACATCATAAATTAGCTGGTTCATATGAATCTGGTCCAGGGTACTTTATAACACAGGGTTCTGGCAACCTCAGCTCATCTCAGTTTTCCAGCTGTAAGACTTCACTGTGGACCATAATAAATCCCTATCAGGCTTTACAGTCCTGTTGATTCATTGCTTCAGTCGTGGTGCCAAGTCCCACTGCCAAAACTTCTCCCGAGTTTCAAAAATACCTCCCAAATCAGTACCATCTGCAGAACTTTAGGGGGCTTGTTTTATTgcagaaattaatcttttccAGACAGACCTCTCCTGATCCAGCTCCTTGACTGGGTGCTGCGTGGGATTTCCCAGGTGATGTTTGTCAACAACCCCCTCAGTGGGCTGGTCATCCTGACcgggctcctgctgcagaacccGTGGTGGACACTCACTGGATGTGTGGGAACACTTGTCTCAACTTTGACAGCTCTTATTCTGGGTCAGGACAGGTAAGTCCATCCTTTCTCCCCCCTCAGGTGGCCAGTTCAGTGCTGATTTATGTGTCAGATGTTTGTTGTGGAATTCAGCgtgaggtgtccctgcccatggaataGGGTTGGAACAAGGTGGtttttaaggttctttccaacaCAAACCTTATTTGATTGTGTGACCCAGCCTTGACTTGGCATGGATCTGGCCTGGTAGGAGCAGACAGgtcctcccagcagctgcacctggTGCAGAGGGACACTGGACACACCTGCAGAAGGGGCAGGTGCTGACCCAAGCGTGCAAAATCAAATATTGGTGGGTGAGTTCCACCAGATCACCCCCAAAAATGAGCCACAGCTGGGTGAGGAGGGAGGGCTGATGTGAGCAAAGCATCCTGAGGGCAGAAGACTTCAAGACAGCTGTTCCCTCCACACAGATCAGCCATAGCAGCAGGGCTGCACGGGTACAACGGGGTCTTGGTGGGACTGCTGATGGCTGTGTTCTCTGCTGATGGAGACTACAACTGGTGGCTCCTCCTGCCAGTGGCACTGGTGTCCATGACCTGGTAAGTCAGAGGGctcctctgcttctccttccaGCCCCAGAGTCCCCACAGGTTccactgagctgctgtgtttctatgcaggcagcagcagaaagggaaCACTGCTAACACATTTACTGTTAAATCTGCACTGGTATTGACACGTTTAAACTCACATGTaatacagaaacaaataaaaatacccaCATAATCACAAAAATCCcagtggggaaaacaaaaatcagtggCTGATCATGTGTAATTCAATATTCTGAGTGTGAGTCATATTGCTGTGATGCATCAATTCATTTCTGTTTCAAGAGGAACATTATTTTCACCATTTCCTACCACCATCAACCACAAGTGTTTCATCTGTTTAAGTCACCATATAAAAATGTCATGAAGATTTACTTCTCTAAGCACAGAAACTGTTCAGTGGTCCCAAGACATGGTGGTTGATGCTaatcaaaacaaacaactaATAATATTTTACTAGTATATATGGCACCATAATCCACTAGGTATTTGGCcaggaaaaattctgaaacCTAGCCTTTGACCCCAAAATGTCTAGATGCAGATTGCTAAAACCACACATGTAATTTGTCTGCCTGAAGTTCATGTGGTGTTACAGCCACTTTGATGTCAGTTTTACTGCTGGTCCACCAGCCTGAGCAAGGGCACACAGCCACACTCACAGTTCACAACTCACCCAGACCCAGCATGGGTATCACAGCCTCTTCAGGTGCTAAAAAGGTAAAGTAAACACTGAGACTGAGCTGGGCAATAACTCCTTTAAAGCATTGGATCCTGTCTCCTTCATGCTCACCAAATTCACCATACCTATTAACATAACATGACATAAGGAAATTATCTGTACATTGATAATTGCCTTTGGAGGGGTAGGAAATTTATGGGGTGACCCTTTCTTGTCTCTGATTTGATCAGAAAGACTGAGGAAATTAAACAGGTAGGAGAAggtgggggatttttttgtttgtttggttggttggttgggatttttagtttattttaaacCAACCAAATTTTCTGCAGCTGGGTTTATGGCTGGATGTGGTTCTGGTGTAATTTCTGCCTATCTGACAGTCTTCTagtgaaactatttttttcttctttcagccCTATTTTCACCAGTGCTTTAAGCACAGTGTTTTCTAAGTGGGACCTGCCTGTTCTGACCTTGCCTTTCAACTTGGCCTTGACCCTCTACCTGGCTGCTTCAGGACCACACAACCTCTTCTTCCCCACCACTGTCATTCGCCCTGCGACAGCAACACCGAACATCACCTGGGCAGATGCTGAAGTCACAATGGTAGGGAGTCTTAAGGGTAACACTCTCCTTCATTGGCAATCAAAAACACTACAGAAATGTATTATCTTCCTTTATAAATTCCTATActttgggttggatgggacctTAAATGACCAAGCAGtcccaccctcctgccatgggcagggacaccttccactgtcccaggctgctccaattcccatccagcctggccttgggcactgccagggatccaggggcagccacagctgctctgggcaccctgtgccagggcctgcccaccctcccaccagcaattccttcccaatatcccatccagccctgccctctggcactgggagccattgcctgtgtcctgtccctgcatgccttgtccccagtccctgtgcagctctcctggagccccttcaggccctggcaggggctctgagctctccctggagcttctcttgtgcagctgagcacccccagctctgccagcctggctccagagcagaggggctccagccctgcagcatctttATCATCCTCCTCTGCACTGGCTCCAATGTTATTCCACCTCCTTTGTTACTTCATTATGGCCTGGCAGTACAAAATTTGAATTATAGGAGAACTATTATCCAAAATATAAGGGTTTACTCTAGGAATGTACATTTTTGACAGCTTGAAAATGAGAATCTTTTCTTGTGCAGTTGGATCCAAGTGTATAGATTATAATCTTCAAACACTCCCTTGAATCTAATTACCCATTTCTATTTCTATGCATATGCTGATCATCTCCCAACAGCTAATGTTGTGCTGAGTATTCCAGTTAACTCACAGggcaattttaatttttcagatacAGGCTGTttataaaattacatatttctgATTAGACATGAGCAAGCAGATATTACTGTAGTAGAATAGTAAAAAAATTGGGCACAAGTACACattcacatatttttattttatattcaacTGGGACCTTTccaaaggaatattttattctcttgGATTACACCATAAACAATACAGATACCAGAGTAACTATTTTCTCCTAAGGCTCAGCTGATTATTTTAAGGGGTTCCCAGGGGGTGATTAAGAAAAGGAAGCTAATTGACACTAAATAGAAAACCACTAGTGACATTTCTCAAAGAACATTTACCATGGCACACAGTTTTATGGGGACTATATATGGAAAAGTGCCTCAAAACCATCTCTGAGCTGTGACCaagctgggctctgtcccaccAGCCCAGCATTTTTCCAGTGAATCCCAAGGGAATCATTCTCTAGGTTCACTCTCGTGCTCCCTATGGACATGTAAAAATGGTCAAGCCAGCAGCACATGCAAAGAGGGTGATGAAACCCTTTCACAAAATCTTTACTTTTGATCTTAGAGCAAAAACCTGGCagaggagctcagggctggggaacaAGCTATGAGTGATTTCCATTGAAGGGGAAACCCTGTGGAAATGCCCTGCAGTCTCCCAAATGTTCCACTCAGAAAGAAAGACTGAGTCCAACAAATGCCAAACGTGAGCCTGGCCAAGAAAAAATAggtttaaaagcaaaaacaaacacaaaacaaaacaaaaaatataaataaataaataaatagataggtaaataaataaataaataaataaataaataaataaataaataaatgaagcacagaaaggaaaaagaaaaaaataaaagaaaaacaataaaataaaacaaaaaaaaaatttaaaaaattttaaaaaaaggttacAAAGCTGGTAACAAATTGTCTTGtctggtttgctttgttttgttaatttccacagctcctgcaatcCATTCCAGTCGGCGTGGGCCAGGTTTATGGTTGTGACAACCCCTGGACTGGGGGAATTTTCCTGATTGGGTTATTTATCTCCTCTCCACTCATTTGTGTCCATGCAGTGATCGGCTCAGCAGTGGGGATGCTGGCAGGTAATGATTTGGCTTGTGCCATAGATTTATATAAAAGCATGGGGAATAAAATAGGAACTACAATAAGTGGGGCACTTAAAGTCACAAGTGTTTCACCCACTGGAGAATGGCTGCTTGGaaacaaaatagatttctgTCTCAAGAATCCTTTTGATTGACTTCCCCATTCTCTTACCTTGCTTTGTGATGGTGGAAACCTTCAGAAGAAAGGAGTGTCTGTTGTGCTGAGATTAATTTTTACCACGAAACACCTAATCTCTGGGTGTATCCTGGTGGGTTTAGGGGCAGATCAATGACTCACAGCATCAGCCTGAATGTGGAGGCCTCAGGGATGCATTCAAGGTTCACATGTAGGTTCATTCACTCACGTGTGTTCTGCTGAAATCAAATCACCAAATTCAGATCAGCAGGAAAATTCTGCCACGATTCCCTTAGACCACATCAACACACCCACACACAGTACAAACACTGGCTGGAACCTTTGAGAATCTGGATCCACACTGCTTTGTCTGAGCAATGACACGTCTCTTGACTTTATTTTCCAGGGCTGAGCTTAGCAACGCCGTTTAACCAGATCtacctggggctgtggggctacaacagctccctgtcctgtgctgccaTCGGGGGCATGTTCCTGGCTCTCACCTGGCAGACACACCTGCTGGCCATGGCCTGTGGTGGGTACCTGTGGGGCGaaatccctgctgctctgggcaccaaaGCTGTTGGGTTATGTTTGCAAGTGGGTAAAGCAGTTAATGGTTGCTATGAAGTcgtttattgcagaagcacatcagtcttGAAAGCAAAGTCACAGGTGTTAGAGCCCATGTTTGGTATAAAGTCCAAGATAGAAGCAGAAGCTCTTCCTGGAGGTCCCAGGTCTTCTTCTTGGGTGGTGATGATAGTGgggagcaaagcaaagcaaaatggcaaaagcaatggcaaaatgCACCAGCTCTCCCCAGTGCATTCTTTTATAAGAATTTTCTAAACAAGCTAACACACAAACTCCTCAACCACTCCTCAACCTATTAGAATTTTAGTTTCTTAACATGCCAGGCCACATATAAACTATGCATATGGTctgtcttgttctatctgaaaaatgtaagcaatatcCTTACTATAGCTAAAACTATGTTCTTGGAGCTTCTACAGAAAACACCTAGTATCTAAGACTttgtttttcaaccttcactagaactcacactgcTAGTCTGGCATCTTTTACTCActaaaagcaattaaaactCATTCTAAAACTTACTTATCCTAAATCTTTAACTTACAcctctactttatgtgtgagtggctcaACATACTTCAaccatccaaaggctttaattcaatccctgcactctgattttctctaaagaattcagagagactcCTGGCTCACTGGCTCCAGCAGGCACTCAGAGGGTTTAGGCTCCCCTCCAGGGAGACAGGATGCTtttgcagctgggcagggctggaggcagaagggcacagccaggcaggcaggtggGTGAGGCTGAGGAGTGACAGAGCTGGGTGTTGGCTTCAATGCACACCATGCTCTCATTTTTGGCCAGGAGTTGTGTTTAAAGCAAGAGCTGTGATCAGTGTGCAATGTTAACTAAGGTCTTTAAACCAGATGCTTTCTTTTGAGTCATTGATTGTGTTTGTTTGCTCATTGCTGGAGGAATCATGTTGGTTTTTTCCAGTCATAGATACCAGCTCAAATTCCTTCTTTGAAGAAGGACATGCCTAATCTTTGAGAagagtgcagctctgctgtagTTACAGTACATATTCCCCATCCTCTTGAAATGGATCAAAGGCAtgagctgggcagcacagcaggattgAAGAATTATTTATAAGGCTATTCCATATGAAATTTCAATATTGGAGCACGCCAGGAGTGAAACTATTGCTCATTCAGTGCTCATAAAAGAAAGATTTAGCTCTGCATGTCATTGACCCACCTTTAAGCCCTGGAGGCAGGACAGATGAGGGTGGAAGGGTTATTTTCCTATTTAACCTCATCCATCAAGCTACATACTTTCCACATCAGTGCATTTTTCAAAAGCCTGTGATACCATAGCACATTTTTCATCACTCCAgttttgtctgtctgtctgtctgtctgtttgtttgtttgcttgtttgtttgttagttttgCCACTCTCATAAGCCTCAGGttggaggggacacaggaagGGTTTAGCAGGGTATTGTCCAGACAGGGTCATAATGAGCTACCCAAGGCAGAAGGAGAGATATTTGTCATTGCTGTTCTACTCCATGAGCAGCTGAACTCACCAggaactgccttttttttcacagcactCTTCACTGCCtacctgggagcagcagtgaccCACATGTTGTCTGTGGTAAGTATTGTGTCAGCTCAGGGCTGATTTCCAATACTGAATTTGTCTCTGGCTTGTCAGACAAAACACCAAGATGTGGAGAAAAATTCAGCCAGAGGCAGAAACTGTCTGGGAGAGGGGTTACTATCTGCCCAGGGGGGTGGTGTGATTCCCACTGGGACAGGTGACTTGGAATCATAATTTGCCCCTTTCCATCCCTGGAGTTTTCATGAACTTCCACCGCTCAGCTCTAGACACTTATGAGATCACAGaattgtggaatggtttgggtagaAAGGCACCTTAAAACTCAACaagttccaccccctgccatgggcagggacaccttccactctcccaggctgctccaagccctgtctatccttgaacacttccaggaacggggcagccacagcatctctgggcaccctgtgccaaggcctccccatcctcacagggaagaatttcctccccATATCCCATCtgaccctgccctctgtcagaGGAAAGCCATTCCCCTTATCCTGTCCTTGCCCAAAGTCCcactccagctctcctggacccACTTTAGGCACTGGCAGGCTGCTAGAATATCTCCTCTCTTACAGATATTTACTTCATGTCTGAAACAATTGCAAAAAGGGCCCTGCATGTGTGTAAAGAAATATTAAGTTTGGGTTAACTCCTTCTCTCAGTTGCCAAAAGCCAGTCAGTACAACAGCccagggaaaagctgaaggTTTCTGGTGTCTGAATGTGTTCTGGGAATGTATCTGGTGTCTCCTGTTTCATCTCCACCCTCTCCCAGCTCACATCCTCCCAAGAAACCTTCCCCATGGCAGATGCACAAAGGGCAGGCAGCCCTCTCCCCAGAGCTGGTAGATCTTGCAGGCTAAAGCACAGTGTCAAGACTCCCTAAAGAAACCCAGCCTCCCCAAGGAAAGAGTGCAAAACCCAGCCCAGGCTTCCCCCAGAAACCTGGTTCCCAGGTGGGAGCTGGCTCTGAGTGTTACTCTAATGAAAGAAGGACACACAGCAAATAGGTGGTTGCTGTTTCTCTTTGCAGTTTGGGGTGCCATCAGGAACCTGGCCCTTTTGCTTGTCTGCTCTGACCTTCCTGCTGATGACCACAAACATCCCTGGGGTCTGCAAGCTGCCACTCTCCAAGGTCACCTACCCAGAAGCCAACAGAGCCTATCACCTGATGATGAAGAAACATGAGAGGTCTTGCTGTGAGGCATAGAGACCCAGCAAGAGAGAAACTCAGCAGGTTTTAAGGCCAGAGCACGAGGTGTTTGCCCAACAGACTGTGATTTGTGTGCTGCAGTGTCCAGCACCACCTTCTGCCTGGAGAGACCTTTCCCACCACGTCTGTTTGTTCTGTTAAGAAGATTTCTATTAGGTaggactgtgctgtgctggaaggaCCTTTCCCAAGATCAACCTGCTATGATTTTAAAGCACACAAGTCTGAAAAGACACTTGAATTATAAACAATGGGAAAATTACTTataagctgaaaagaaaaatctctctgtGAAATTGAAGACACAGTTGAAATCAgacataaagaaataaagatcaTCTTTCAGCACATGAGGGGACTTCAGATTAATGGCTAAACAGCTTATGACAGCAATAGGAGGCATCCTAGAGAGTTTCATTGTAGCAGAGAAATGGAATAAAGAGCACTCTTTGCCAAGTAGAAAATGGATTGTGAAGAATTCTGCCTGGAGGACCTCTCAAACCCTGTGGCAAGAGATGTTTATTAGCAATCAACAAACATAAGATGGACAtgattttttgtgatttttgtgcTAATCTCATGATTTCTCTTAATACTTGAACTTGGTGATGGGTTAGCCAAGGAGGGGACAGCAAGAAAGTCATTGCTGTTCCTTTCCTGTGCAATAAAATAGCTCTGGTCAGTCAGTGCACAG
Above is a window of Oenanthe melanoleuca isolate GR-GAL-2019-014 chromosome Z, OMel1.0, whole genome shotgun sequence DNA encoding:
- the SLC14A1 gene encoding urea transporter 1; the encoded protein is MENGVDVKIETKGERMPMKQNPLSTGGKSFCRAVGYLTGDMKDFGIWLKDRPLLIQLLDWVLRGISQVMFVNNPLSGLVILTGLLLQNPWWTLTGCVGTLVSTLTALILGQDRSAIAAGLHGYNGVLVGLLMAVFSADGDYNWWLLLPVALVSMTCPIFTSALSTVFSKWDLPVLTLPFNLALTLYLAASGPHNLFFPTTVIRPATATPNITWADAEVTMLLQSIPVGVGQVYGCDNPWTGGIFLIGLFISSPLICVHAVIGSAVGMLAGLSLATPFNQIYLGLWGYNSSLSCAAIGGMFLALTWQTHLLAMACALFTAYLGAAVTHMLSVFGVPSGTWPFCLSALTFLLMTTNIPGVCKLPLSKVTYPEANRAYHLMMKKHERSCCEA